One stretch of Candidatus Bathyarchaeia archaeon DNA includes these proteins:
- a CDS encoding oligosaccharide flippase family protein translates to MSKTADIAKTSAKGSFHFLWGLVISTLISSIGTIFIARLLGSDSYGLYAVVLTVPNLIYIFRDWGMNSAMIRFTAQYRAENRLDEIRSVYLSGLIFEVASGLLLSVFSFLFADFLATSVFNRPVIAPLIQIVSFSVFASGLVSAATAAFTGYERLELNSIMMICQSAFKTAIIIGLVLLGLEVNGAIIGFTAGTYIGGVVGVILIWNIYRHLPKPSTNRLEIKAYLTAMLTYCLPLSFAVLITSILPQYYAFLLPIHYIEDNVMIGNYSVAMNFVVLITFFAMPITTMMFPAFSKLDAVKDRENLKSIFQFSVKYASFFVVPATAIVMCLSGPAVAALFGDTYETAPLFLALLAIQYLYAAFGHLSLGGLLNGQGQTGFVLKMGLVTGLIGFPMGYVMIMRFGVLGLIATLLTANIPSLIMGLWFIKKTYGVSVDWGSSAKILFSSAVAAIITFVTISLLSFSSWVELVLGVVLFLLVLLPVAIFTRTITHLDIRNLRGIASGLGGVGKILCILLDYMDKLMTVLRV, encoded by the coding sequence ATGAGCAAAACTGCAGACATCGCAAAAACTTCAGCGAAAGGCAGTTTCCACTTCCTCTGGGGACTCGTAATTTCCACCCTGATTTCCTCAATAGGCACTATATTCATTGCTCGACTGTTAGGCTCCGATTCATACGGGTTGTATGCAGTCGTTTTGACCGTTCCAAACCTGATCTACATTTTCAGAGACTGGGGCATGAACTCAGCAATGATACGCTTCACGGCTCAGTATCGCGCTGAGAATAGACTTGATGAAATTAGAAGCGTATACCTTTCAGGACTAATCTTTGAGGTCGCTTCAGGTTTGCTCCTCTCCGTTTTTTCGTTTTTATTTGCCGATTTCTTAGCCACCAGCGTCTTTAACCGTCCAGTTATAGCCCCTCTTATCCAGATTGTTTCTTTTTCTGTTTTTGCAAGCGGGCTGGTTTCAGCTGCCACTGCTGCATTTACTGGCTATGAAAGGCTGGAACTAAACAGCATCATGATGATCTGTCAAAGTGCCTTTAAAACGGCAATCATAATTGGCTTGGTTCTCTTGGGTCTTGAAGTTAATGGCGCAATTATTGGTTTCACAGCAGGAACCTACATTGGTGGTGTTGTTGGCGTGATCCTTATTTGGAACATTTACAGGCATTTGCCTAAGCCTTCTACTAATAGGCTTGAAATAAAAGCTTACTTAACCGCAATGTTAACGTATTGTTTGCCTTTGTCCTTTGCTGTGCTCATTACGTCTATTTTGCCACAATATTATGCGTTTTTATTGCCTATTCATTATATAGAAGACAACGTGATGATTGGAAACTATAGCGTAGCCATGAATTTTGTTGTTCTGATAACTTTCTTCGCTATGCCAATAACAACCATGATGTTTCCTGCCTTTTCAAAACTGGATGCCGTGAAAGACCGTGAAAACCTGAAGAGTATATTCCAGTTTTCAGTGAAGTATGCATCTTTTTTTGTCGTTCCAGCTACGGCTATTGTGATGTGTTTGTCAGGACCAGCCGTGGCAGCACTTTTTGGAGACACTTACGAAACAGCTCCACTATTTTTGGCTCTGCTTGCAATTCAATACCTATACGCCGCGTTTGGTCACCTTAGCTTGGGTGGACTTCTAAATGGTCAAGGGCAGACGGGTTTTGTTTTGAAGATGGGATTGGTTACCGGATTGATAGGTTTTCCGATGGGTTATGTTATGATTATGCGGTTTGGTGTCTTGGGTCTAATCGCGACTCTCCTTACCGCAAATATTCCCAGCCTAATCATGGGGCTATGGTTCATCAAGAAAACCTACGGGGTAAGTGTAGATTGGGGGTCTTCTGCAAAAATCCTGTTTTCCTCAGCGGTAGCTGCAATTATAACTTTTGTTACCATTTCGTTGTTGAGCTTTTCCAGTTGGGTTGAACTTGTTTTAGGTGTGGTTCTCTTTCTGTTAGTTCTGCTTCCAGTTGCGATATTTACGAGAACAATAACTCACCTTGACATTCGTAATTTGCGTGGAATTGCTAGTGGCTTAGGTGGCGTAGGTAAAATATTGTGTATTTTACTCGATTATATGGATAAACTCATGACTGTTTTGCGAGTGTAA
- a CDS encoding lysylphosphatidylglycerol synthase transmembrane domain-containing protein — protein sequence MNLSQKRIRTLLIPVQVAVSLLILYLLFQNVNLSETYHALSHINIPVLGLSIAFFILSSLSIGFALHGALKATNAAPPLRITQLANFGGQLLSDVTPAKSGYFATPVLLNQLRAVPLEKGMISVMSVGAFNFFIKAAFSTIALIYFLTRINIDPTMVQAMLLGITLLLVGGIGLTVLVWTNCFSGLLQRLSKLPIIGILIRKLESLRATFSKDKVAIRKSAKTIIISILASVLFSGISLYVLAQALSLAQPTFLDMLFMGPLTAVFMYVPITFAGLGLQEAAYVFLLTNIGAPLEIALPFALLVRLLAVSTDLIGLPSLTKTSTGLLSKLNRKPVVAENSSL from the coding sequence TTGAATTTATCGCAAAAACGCATAAGAACTCTGCTCATTCCTGTCCAGGTAGCGGTCAGCCTTCTTATTTTGTACCTGCTGTTCCAAAATGTGAACCTGTCCGAAACCTACCACGCTTTGTCCCACATTAACATACCTGTTTTAGGTTTGTCTATAGCGTTTTTCATTTTATCCTCTTTATCCATAGGTTTCGCACTGCATGGCGCTTTGAAAGCAACCAACGCCGCGCCACCCCTGCGAATAACTCAGTTGGCAAACTTTGGAGGACAACTTCTAAGTGACGTTACTCCCGCAAAATCAGGTTACTTTGCAACTCCCGTCCTGCTTAACCAGTTGAGGGCTGTCCCATTAGAAAAGGGCATGATAAGCGTGATGTCTGTAGGCGCCTTTAACTTTTTCATCAAAGCCGCCTTCTCAACTATCGCTCTAATCTACTTTTTAACCCGCATCAATATTGACCCAACCATGGTCCAAGCCATGCTTCTCGGCATAACCTTGCTGCTTGTTGGAGGCATCGGTTTAACCGTGCTGGTCTGGACTAACTGTTTTTCAGGTCTGCTTCAGCGGCTCTCAAAACTTCCCATCATAGGCATTTTGATTAGGAAACTTGAATCTCTACGTGCGACGTTTTCCAAAGACAAAGTGGCAATACGAAAATCAGCCAAAACCATTATCATCTCGATTTTAGCTTCAGTGCTGTTTAGTGGAATCTCCCTTTATGTTCTCGCGCAAGCCCTTAGTCTAGCTCAACCCACCTTTTTGGACATGCTTTTCATGGGTCCCCTAACCGCTGTTTTCATGTATGTTCCAATAACCTTTGCAGGTTTAGGTCTGCAGGAAGCAGCCTATGTCTTTTTGCTGACCAACATCGGCGCCCCTCTCGAGATTGCTCTGCCTTTTGCACTTTTGGTTAGGCTTCTAGCAGTCTCCACAGACCTCATTGGTTTACCTTCATTGACAAAAACCAGCACGGGGTTACTTAGCAAATTAAACAGAAAACCTGTTGTCGCTGAAAATAGCTCCTTATAA